From the genome of uncultured Bacteroides sp.:
CAAATATCGATCCGGAACATTTGAATGAAGGCAATGTTCCTTACACAATGGTCTTTACTAACGCTCAACATCAGGCATTGGGTTCCGATTGGGACATCTGGCGTACAGGAATGATCTATCTTTCACAGTGGAACCAGCATATCGCTGCCGGCGGATGGTGGTGGAGCTATGGTATCAACTCTTTCTCTGATGGCTATGCTTCATCATACTGGGGTTCAGTGTTAAGTGGAGGTAGCCGTGGAGCTATCCGTGATATCCAAACTGTAATTGCAAAGTGGAAAGATGATCCTACTATGCAACAGAACTATCAGATTGCCCGTATAGTACGTGCATATATCTTCCAAAAAGTTACCGATCTTCACGGAGATATTCCTTATAGTCAGGCAGGTCAACCAGGTGAATATCCTTATCCTAAGTATGATAAGCAACAAGAAATCTACACAGACCTTTTAAAAGAACTGGATGAAGCACAAGCTAATCTGGGATCTGGAACAGCTTCTATGGCAAACCAGGATCTGTATTATAATGGTGATGTATCTAAATGGAAAAAGTTTGCCAACTCATTAATGTTGCGTGTAGCCATGAGATTAAGCAAAGTGAGTCCTGATAAAGCCAAAGAATATGCAGCAAAAGCATACACCAATGGTGTAATTACACAAACGGCTGACAACTGTAAACTTGATCACACAGGTGGCGTAGCTACCAACGATTCAAGCGAACCGTATGCAAAAGTTATTGTACATGAAGATCCGGGAGTGGCTTACATTAATAAGACTTTCTTTGATGTTTTGAAAAATGCTAATGATCCACGTATTCCTTTGATCATGGCTGTATATCCTACAGCTTATGATACAAAAGATGTAGATCCAGCTATTGCCGAAAATTCAGCTCCTGAAAAGCAAAAAGGTTTGATTGGCTTCTTCAGTATGGGACCAACTTCAAGTTATTCTATCAAGAAATACTACCCAGCTGAATATACTACCGAAGTATTGTCTACGACAAGTAGTGCCAACTATTATAAGAAGACACACTCACAGCCTAACCGTTCTACTTATGCAGACCCAACCGGTCCTACATTTGTATGCACAGCAGCACAAACTAACTTGTTGCTGGCCGAAGCTGCCTATCGCGGCTGGATAAGCGGTAACGCTGAAACATTCTATAATGCTGGTGTACGTTGTGCAATGGAACAATTCTCACAGTATCCTAGCAGCAATGCCAAAGGTCTGTACAATACTTATCTTACATCTTCAGCAATCAACAGTTATCTGGCTGCTAATCCATATACTGCTTCCAAAGCTTTGGAACAAATCAATACACAGTACTGGATTACCTGTTTCTGCGATGAATATGAAACTTATGCTAACTGGCGTCGTTCAGGATATCCAAACTTACAAGAAAGATGTTCTGCTCACGACAACTGGAGCACTATAGGTAACTATGGTCCAGCTATCGTTCGCCGTATGCCTTATCCTGCATCAGAACTTCAGGTAAATCCTGATAATTACAAAGCAGCTTTAAGCGGACTAGGCTTGCAAAGTGAAAATGATTTCAACAATACCCGTGTTTGGTGGGATGTTGCAAACTAAATTTCTGGGGAGTGACTAAGAAATCTTAATCACTACTAGTAAGTATTATTTGTAATATGAACTAAAATCTTTAAAATAAATTAAGAGGCTGTTTCAAAAGAGATCTTTTGGTAGCAGCCTCTTATGTTTTTTGTACATTTACAAACAAAAAGGACTTACTGAATCTATTCAAAAATAAGCAAGAGACTATTAATGTCTTTATCAATGAGCATAAGCTTTATTTTAAAAGAGGCTTCTGATGCTCTTGCCATAATCGATTATTGTCTAAGCCTATAATAATTTAGAAATGAAAAAAAAAATAGCATTTATTAAACAATCGGGCTCTATTATCATAGGATTGCTGCTAACAGCCCTTCCTATTGAAATACAAGCCCAGCAAGGTTTCGTTCATCAACGTTCCACAGAATATCAGTGGCCGGAAGAAAAAGGAGTTTTAGAAAAATTAGACCAATGGCAGGACCTGAAATTCGGAGTTCTTTTTCATTGGGGATTATACTCCATCCCTGGTATTGTAGAATCCTGGTCTATCTGCTCGGAAGATGTTGACTGGATTCCAAGAGACAGCACCATTGCTTACGAAGATTACAAAAAGAGTTATTATAAGCTGATTGAGAAATTCAATCCTACCGATTTTAACCCTGATCAATGGGCAGATGTAACTAAGGCTGCCGGCATGAAATATATGCTTTTCACAACTAAGCATCACGATGGCTTTAATCTGTTTAATACGAAGCAAACAGATTTTTCGATCATGAACAGTGCTTTCAAAAACAATCCAAAAGCTGATGTTGCCAAGTATGTATTCGAAGCTTTCCGCCAGAAAGACTTTATGGTGGGTGCTTATTTCTCAAAACCCGACTGGCATTGCGAATATTACTGGTGGCCAAGATACGCAACTCCAACCAGAAACGTTAATTACAATATAAACTTACATCCTAATCGTTGGGAATCTTTCCAGAAATTCACCTACAACCAGATTGAAGAGTTAATGAGCAATTATGGCAAATTAAATATTCTTTGGTTAGATGGCGGTTGGGTAGCTGCTCCAAGACAGGATATAAAGATGGACTCTATAGCCAAAATGGCTCGTTCTCACCAATCTGATATACTGATTGTAGACAGAACTATTCATGGCAAGTATGAAAACTACCAGACTCCGGAACGTTCTATTCCGGAAAAGCAGCTTAACTATCCATGGGAAAGTTGTATTCCTTTAAGCCCGGATTGGGGATGGACTCCAAATGCTAAATTCAAATCGGCAAATACTGTTATTGCTGATCTGATTGAAGTGGTGGCAAAAGGCGGTAACCTTTTATTAGGCGTTGGTCCTACCCCAAAAGGTGTTATCCAACCAGAAGTGGTAGCTATTCTGAAAGAAATTGGTCAATGGCTGAAAGTTAATGGAGAGGGTATCTACGGCACACGCATCACTCCAAACTACAACAGCAACAATATTTGGTTCACAGCAAGCAAGGATGGCAATAAGCTTTATGCACTTTATGTTCCTAATGAAAAAGAAGGTTTACCTAAAAGCATTGAATGGGAAAACAACATTCCGGTAAAAAGCAGTGCAATGGTGTTACTAAAAACCGGTAAAAAAGTAAAATGGGCGCAAAAGGGAAATAAAGTTATAGTAAACCTTCCAGGCGAATTAAAAACAAATAAAGAACCTTTAGTTTTCTCTTTTAAATTACAAAAATAAGATGAAAAAACATTTCATAGCAGTATGCTGCTCACTGTTTATGGCTTCTCAGCTTTATGCACAGCCATTATACAAAAATCCGAAAGCGCCGGTAAAGGACAGAATCAGCAATTTAATTTCATTAATGACTCTGAATGAAAAGATTGGTCAGCTTTGTTGTCCGCTTGGATGGGAAATGTATACCAAAACAGACAAAGGTGTTATTCCTTCAGATCTTTTCAAGAATCAGATGCAAAACAAGCCTATCGGTTCTTATTGGGCAACGCTTAGAGCTGATCCATGGACTAGAAAAACTTTGGTTACCGGACTTTCGCCAAAACAGGCAGCCGAAGCTATTAATGCTTTGCAAAAATATGCAGTGAAAGAAACCAGACTAGGTATTCCTATTCTTTTCGCAGAAGAATGCGCCCACGGACACATGGGAATTGGTACAACCGTATTTTCTACATCTCTTGGCCAGGCTAGTACATGGAATCCTGAGTTAATAGAAGAAATGGGAAAGGTTATTGCTATGGAATGCAGATTGCAAGGAGGAAACATTGGTTATGGACCAATCCTTGATTTAGCACGCGAACCTCGCTGGTCGAGAATGGAAGAGACTTTCGGAGAAGATCCTGTTCTTATTGGAGTATTGGGCAGTGCTTTTGTTAAAGGATTGCAGGCAAAGGATCAAAATGGGAAAGCTCAGTTTTACTCTACTCTGAAACATTTTGCCGGTTACGGTATTCCACAG
Proteins encoded in this window:
- a CDS encoding SusD/RagB family nutrient-binding outer membrane lipoprotein; translated protein: MKKYIKNACAALFCLTAVTSCGDFGDTNIDPEHLNEGNVPYTMVFTNAQHQALGSDWDIWRTGMIYLSQWNQHIAAGGWWWSYGINSFSDGYASSYWGSVLSGGSRGAIRDIQTVIAKWKDDPTMQQNYQIARIVRAYIFQKVTDLHGDIPYSQAGQPGEYPYPKYDKQQEIYTDLLKELDEAQANLGSGTASMANQDLYYNGDVSKWKKFANSLMLRVAMRLSKVSPDKAKEYAAKAYTNGVITQTADNCKLDHTGGVATNDSSEPYAKVIVHEDPGVAYINKTFFDVLKNANDPRIPLIMAVYPTAYDTKDVDPAIAENSAPEKQKGLIGFFSMGPTSSYSIKKYYPAEYTTEVLSTTSSANYYKKTHSQPNRSTYADPTGPTFVCTAAQTNLLLAEAAYRGWISGNAETFYNAGVRCAMEQFSQYPSSNAKGLYNTYLTSSAINSYLAANPYTASKALEQINTQYWITCFCDEYETYANWRRSGYPNLQERCSAHDNWSTIGNYGPAIVRRMPYPASELQVNPDNYKAALSGLGLQSENDFNNTRVWWDVAN
- a CDS encoding alpha-L-fucosidase produces the protein MKKKIAFIKQSGSIIIGLLLTALPIEIQAQQGFVHQRSTEYQWPEEKGVLEKLDQWQDLKFGVLFHWGLYSIPGIVESWSICSEDVDWIPRDSTIAYEDYKKSYYKLIEKFNPTDFNPDQWADVTKAAGMKYMLFTTKHHDGFNLFNTKQTDFSIMNSAFKNNPKADVAKYVFEAFRQKDFMVGAYFSKPDWHCEYYWWPRYATPTRNVNYNINLHPNRWESFQKFTYNQIEELMSNYGKLNILWLDGGWVAAPRQDIKMDSIAKMARSHQSDILIVDRTIHGKYENYQTPERSIPEKQLNYPWESCIPLSPDWGWTPNAKFKSANTVIADLIEVVAKGGNLLLGVGPTPKGVIQPEVVAILKEIGQWLKVNGEGIYGTRITPNYNSNNIWFTASKDGNKLYALYVPNEKEGLPKSIEWENNIPVKSSAMVLLKTGKKVKWAQKGNKVIVNLPGELKTNKEPLVFSFKLQK